In one Dehalogenimonas formicexedens genomic region, the following are encoded:
- a CDS encoding IS3 family transposase (programmed frameshift), with product MPRKSFTPEQIINKLREAEVLISQGTTLSVMLKKIGVSDCTYYRWRQEFGGMRIEQAKRLKELEQENARLKRLVADLSLDKAILAEAAPGKLLSPSRRRKVIIRISDALHISQRRACMVLGQTRSTQRRSHNSSAEEESLTDDIISLATKFGRYGYRRITAMLKSEGWMVNHKRVERIWRQEGLKVPQKQPRRKRLWLNDNSCIRLRPEHKDHVWSYDFVKRRTENGKAFRILTIIDEFTRECPALLVARSIPSHDVIDQLFQLFVLRGIPEYIRSDNGTEFTARQIRKWLARIGVKTLFIEPGSPWENGYIESFNGKLSDELLDREIFSTLTEAKVLIEQWRRDYNQIRPHSSLGYRPPAPEAKIAAITT from the exons ATGCCCAGGAAATCTTTCACGCCAGAGCAGATCATCAACAAGCTCCGAGAGGCTGAGGTCCTTATCAGCCAAGGTACTACCCTCTCCGTAATGCTCAAGAAGATCGGAGTCAGCGACTGCACCTATTATCGCTGGCGCCAGGAGTTCGGTGGCATGCGCATCGAGCAGGCAAAACGACTTAAGGAACTCGAACAAGAGAACGCACGCCTGAAGCGCCTGGTGGCTGATCTATCTCTCGATAAGGCCATCCTGGCCGAAGCCGCCC CGGGGAAACTCCTAAGCCCGTCCAGGAGAAGGAAGGTGATTATCCGAATATCGGATGCACTTCATATCTCCCAGAGGCGGGCATGTATGGTATTAGGTCAGACGAGATCTACTCAACGGCGGAGTCACAACTCAAGTGCCGAAGAGGAGAGTCTGACGGACGATATCATTTCCCTGGCCACCAAGTTTGGCCGGTATGGCTACCGGCGTATTACGGCTATGCTCAAATCGGAAGGCTGGATGGTAAATCACAAGAGGGTGGAAAGAATATGGCGGCAGGAAGGTTTAAAGGTGCCCCAGAAGCAACCAAGGCGTAAAAGACTATGGCTTAACGACAACTCGTGCATCCGTTTGAGGCCGGAACACAAGGACCACGTTTGGAGCTACGACTTTGTTAAACGTAGGACAGAGAACGGCAAGGCTTTCAGGATACTGACCATTATCGATGAGTTCACTAGGGAGTGCCCGGCGCTGCTGGTGGCCCGCAGTATCCCTTCTCATGATGTCATAGACCAGCTTTTCCAACTCTTTGTGCTCCGGGGAATACCTGAGTACATCCGCTCCGACAATGGAACCGAATTCACCGCCAGGCAGATACGCAAATGGCTGGCCAGGATTGGAGTTAAAACGCTATTCATCGAGCCAGGGAGCCCATGGGAAAACGGCTACATTGAGTCCTTCAATGGCAAGCTCAGTGATGAACTCCTGGACCGGGAAATATTCAGTACGTTAACTGAGGCGAAGGTATTGATTGAGCAGTGGAGGAGGGACTACAATCAGATCCGGCCCCACAGCTCACTCGGCTACCGTCCACCGGCGCCAGAGGCCAAGATAGCTGCAATAACTACTTAA
- a CDS encoding type ISP restriction/modification enzyme, which produces MPTEIRTILRDYANAVREKLTSGLGGQPEDQLKNPTENLIRAFGELLNHIAIAVTEVNTPEIGRPDMAVAIDSLLVGHIELKQPGIGVNPSVFTGHNLDQWKKFKQLPNLVYSDGNNWALFRSGQRVGEIIHLGDIAARGSLGIRPDAIDAFQSLLTQYLSWQPITPNSPRALAVLLAPLCRFLRDDVLGALLNEDSALSQLRTDWSTTLFPDAGEREFADAYAQTLTYALLLARFDGAGDLRPSRAAETLSHNHQLLGQVLNVLTDPQAYQEIGTAVDVLVRVIGAVAPNLLVEQDPDPWLYFYEDFLAEYDPELREERGVYYTPVQVVQCQTRLVAELLRERFGKPLAYADTDVVLLDPATGTGTYPLAAITEGVECVRERFGAGAVPHRATMLARNIHAFELLVGPYAVAHLRITQKLQESGAVLPDDGIHVYLTDTLESPEPAPSGRLPLSLRPLVDEHRRAGRVKRETRVLVCMGNPPYSRQSFEASEGTDDREARLERLLGDFIRLARGRTMFSHIASLYNSYVYFWRWALWKVFDTTDGPGIVSFITSSSYLKGPGFLGMREVMRKTFDDLWIIDLEGGSSGARRTENVFSIQTPVAIAIGVRNARPNPGSPANVHYVKITGRREDKLTTLDTIHSFADLQWTECSNEWTASFIPEGQSDFFKWPLVTDLFPWQHPGVKVGRTWPISVTNDTGVRRWQRLVSSSLSERSELFADRSFGRGTSTRPSIGLLPPPASTHSIRDLNPNSAAPPIIRYGHRSFDRKWIIADGRLFRTPSQPLWFTQSPKQIYMTSLLTGVLGHGPAAVVSALIPDLHFFRGSFGGKDVIPLWRDPSGTEPNITHGFIQYLERIYGTHIQPEDIFAYTYSILANSDFTQHFAEDLATSAARIPITTDVTLFRNGVDLGRRLIWLHTYGERLVPIGERIHRVPSGRARALRPISSTPDGYPNDFHWDEATETLHVGDGTFAPVTREVWEYEVSGLRPVRSWLGYRKREPSGRTSSPLDEIHPLEWPAEFNEELLELLWVLEQTVNMSPSLSAFLDAVLQSEIIQATELPFPTEEERRPPDSRGNDREPTEQSSF; this is translated from the coding sequence ATGCCTACAGAGATTCGTACGATACTTAGAGACTATGCCAATGCCGTTCGCGAGAAGTTGACATCAGGATTGGGCGGTCAACCGGAAGACCAGCTGAAGAATCCCACGGAGAATCTAATTCGGGCTTTTGGTGAGTTGCTTAACCATATTGCCATTGCCGTTACCGAAGTCAATACTCCTGAAATAGGTCGGCCGGATATGGCGGTTGCAATAGATAGTCTCCTGGTAGGCCACATAGAACTCAAGCAGCCAGGTATTGGAGTGAATCCATCGGTCTTCACCGGACACAACTTGGACCAATGGAAAAAGTTCAAACAGCTTCCTAATTTGGTCTATTCTGATGGAAATAATTGGGCACTATTTCGTAGCGGACAGCGAGTAGGAGAAATAATCCACCTCGGTGATATTGCAGCGAGAGGCTCGTTGGGAATCAGACCTGATGCAATAGATGCTTTTCAATCTCTATTAACACAATACCTGTCGTGGCAACCGATTACACCTAATTCCCCCAGGGCACTCGCTGTATTATTGGCACCCCTTTGTCGTTTTCTTAGAGATGACGTTTTGGGAGCATTGCTGAATGAAGATTCAGCATTGTCTCAATTAAGAACAGACTGGAGTACAACTCTGTTTCCCGACGCGGGCGAACGAGAATTTGCTGATGCTTATGCTCAGACATTGACGTATGCCTTACTTCTAGCCCGATTCGATGGAGCGGGTGACCTTCGTCCGAGTAGGGCAGCCGAAACGCTCAGTCATAATCATCAACTACTTGGACAAGTTCTTAATGTTTTAACTGACCCTCAAGCTTATCAGGAAATCGGTACGGCGGTTGACGTTCTGGTGAGGGTTATAGGTGCCGTCGCCCCAAACTTACTTGTAGAACAGGACCCCGACCCATGGTTATATTTTTACGAGGACTTTTTGGCAGAGTATGACCCAGAATTGCGTGAGGAACGCGGTGTGTACTATACGCCGGTGCAGGTGGTCCAATGCCAAACCAGACTTGTAGCTGAACTTCTTAGGGAAAGATTTGGCAAGCCCCTCGCTTACGCTGATACAGATGTTGTGCTCCTGGACCCGGCCACCGGTACAGGTACATATCCTCTTGCAGCAATAACAGAAGGGGTGGAATGTGTTCGTGAAAGATTTGGTGCCGGGGCTGTACCACATCGGGCTACAATGCTTGCGAGAAACATTCACGCATTTGAACTCCTCGTTGGTCCTTATGCAGTCGCCCACTTGAGAATAACTCAGAAACTTCAAGAATCAGGTGCCGTACTCCCGGATGATGGAATTCATGTTTACCTCACTGATACCTTGGAATCACCTGAACCGGCACCCTCAGGGCGCCTTCCATTATCGTTACGACCTCTGGTGGATGAACATCGGCGTGCTGGCAGGGTGAAAAGAGAGACCCGTGTCCTCGTTTGCATGGGTAATCCTCCATATTCTCGACAATCGTTTGAAGCGAGCGAAGGAACTGATGACCGAGAAGCCAGACTTGAACGTTTATTAGGAGATTTCATTCGTCTCGCTCGCGGCAGAACGATGTTTAGTCATATAGCATCTTTATATAACTCTTATGTCTATTTCTGGCGTTGGGCTTTATGGAAGGTGTTCGATACGACTGACGGTCCCGGTATAGTCTCTTTTATTACCTCATCAAGTTACTTGAAAGGACCGGGGTTCCTTGGAATGCGGGAGGTGATGCGAAAAACATTCGATGACCTCTGGATAATTGACCTTGAAGGCGGTTCTTCAGGGGCACGGAGAACAGAAAATGTATTTTCGATTCAAACCCCGGTTGCAATCGCGATTGGCGTTCGGAACGCCAGGCCAAATCCTGGTTCACCAGCAAATGTACACTATGTGAAAATTACTGGCCGTAGGGAAGACAAACTAACCACACTGGACACGATTCATTCGTTTGCTGATTTGCAGTGGACAGAGTGTTCAAATGAGTGGACAGCGTCATTTATTCCGGAGGGCCAAAGCGACTTCTTTAAGTGGCCATTGGTAACTGACCTTTTCCCATGGCAGCACCCAGGAGTGAAAGTAGGGAGGACTTGGCCCATTTCTGTCACAAACGACACCGGAGTAAGACGTTGGCAGCGTCTAGTTTCTAGCTCTTTAAGTGAAAGGAGCGAATTGTTTGCTGACAGGAGTTTCGGACGCGGAACCTCTACGCGACCATCAATTGGCCTTCTACCACCTCCAGCTTCAACGCATTCGATTCGTGACCTTAATCCTAATAGCGCAGCTCCTCCAATAATCCGTTATGGTCATCGGTCTTTCGATAGAAAATGGATTATTGCCGATGGCAGGCTTTTTCGTACCCCAAGCCAACCTCTTTGGTTTACACAATCACCCAAACAAATATATATGACAAGTTTATTAACCGGGGTATTGGGGCATGGTCCAGCCGCGGTGGTAAGTGCCCTAATTCCTGACCTCCATTTTTTCCGAGGTTCTTTTGGGGGTAAAGATGTCATTCCACTTTGGCGCGACCCCTCGGGAACCGAACCGAATATTACCCACGGATTCATTCAGTACCTTGAACGAATATATGGGACGCACATCCAACCAGAAGATATTTTTGCCTACACTTATTCCATCCTTGCAAATTCAGACTTCACTCAACATTTTGCAGAAGACCTGGCAACTTCTGCTGCACGCATACCAATCACTACCGATGTGACGCTATTTCGTAACGGTGTCGATTTAGGTCGGCGATTGATTTGGCTACATACCTATGGCGAACGCCTTGTGCCTATTGGGGAGAGAATTCATCGGGTTCCCTCAGGACGTGCCCGTGCCCTGCGGCCTATTTCATCTACGCCGGATGGTTACCCGAATGACTTTCATTGGGATGAAGCTACCGAGACTTTGCATGTCGGGGATGGAACCTTTGCTCCTGTCACGCGAGAAGTTTGGGAATATGAAGTGTCGGGGTTGCGGCCTGTTCGGTCATGGTTAGGTTACAGAAAGAGAGAACCCTCTGGCCGAACCTCATCGCCATTAGATGAAATTCACCCTTTGGAATGGCCCGCAGAATTTAATGAAGAACTACTAGAATTGTTGTGGGTTCTTGAACAAACGGTAAATATGTCACCGAGTCTATCCGCATTCCTTGATGCAGTGCTACAGAGCGAAATAATTCAAGCAACCGAACTTCCTTTTCCAACGGAGGAAGAACGAAGGCCGCCGGATTCAAGAGGGAACGATAGAGAACCGACCGAACAGTCCTCGTTCTAA